A window of the Danio aesculapii chromosome 10, fDanAes4.1, whole genome shotgun sequence genome harbors these coding sequences:
- the LOC130236694 gene encoding olfactory receptor 6N1-like: MASENYTVKNVDSLIITGFDHLQNQKLLGFLILISYVLILLGNGINLFIISTDRHLHKPMYILICNLAVVDIMYSSTCSTTMISVLLAEIKMVSYYSCISRTYFYHLGDFTECMALTLMAIDRLIAIRLPLRYHSIVTNSRVLLLIFLTWLAGFTVLGYVISILDNVPYCQPIIKYVFCEYASMIRAACVNPEPYFFVPAVISMWPLCGQFPFILCTYAVLAYSVTKLSNNSSKKQMINTCLSHLIVLSSFYAPKLVSSLLTRIGVVLSLTERNAILITASLVSPLINPTVYGTRTKEIRKRLANVFLHKKTVPNTLK; encoded by the coding sequence ATGGCAAGCGAAaattacacagtaaaaaatgttgACAGTTTGATTATCACTGGATTCGATCACCTGCAAAACCAGAAGCTACTTGGATTCCTCATACTGATATCTTACGTGCTCATCCTGCTTGGAAATggcataaatctgtttataatctCGACTGACAGACATTTACACAAACCAATGTACATATTAATCTGTAATCTAGCTGTTGTTGACATAATGTACTCTTCGACCTGCAGCACAACCatgatctcagtgctgctggcTGAGATTAAAATGGTTTCATACTACTCTTGTATCTCCAGGACATATTTCTATCATCTTGGTGATTTCACAGAGTGCATGGCTCTGACATTAATGGCAATAGACAGACTTATTGCCATTAGGCTTCCATTAAGATACCACAGCATTGTAACAAACTCACGAGTCCTACTGCTTATTTTTCTGACCTGGCTCGCTGGTTTCACTGTTTTAGGTTATGTGATATCAATATTGGACAATGTCCCATactgtcagccaatcatcaaatatGTGTTTTGTGAGTATGCGTCCATGATCAGAGCTGCTTGTGTTAATCCTGAGCCATATTTTTTTGTACCTGCAGTGATAAGTATGTGGCCATTGTGTGGACAGTTCCCTTTTATTTTGTGCACATATGCTGTTCTGGCATATAGTGTGACTAAACTCTCCAACAATTCAAGCAAAAAGCAAATGATCAACACTTGCTTGAGTCACCTTATTGTTCTTTCCAGTTTTTATGCTCCAAAGCTTGTCTCTAGCTTACTCACTCGAATAGGAGTTGTGTTGTCTTTAACAGAGCGAAATGCAATTCTGATTACAGCCTCTTTAGTTTCCCCCTTAATAAACCCCACTGTTTATGGCACCAGGACTAAAGAAATCAGAAAACGATTAGCAAATGTATTTTTGCATAAGAAAACAGTACCAAATACTTTAAAGTAA
- the LOC130236705 gene encoding olfactory receptor 10G4-like has product MANETFVKNVDSFIITGFDHLQNQKLLGSLILISYMFILFGNGMNLCVISTDRHLHKPMYILICNLAVVDVMYSSTCSTTMISVLLAEIKTVSYYSCISRTYFFNLGDLTECMALTLMALDRLIAIILPLRYNSIVTNSRILWLIFLTWLICFVAVGFLAYVADSLTYCQPVIKYVFCSYSSLVRAACVDPEPYFAISTIYSMVTLCGLLPFILCTYAVLAYSVTKLSNSSSKQMINTCLSHIIVLFSYYLPKMVYIVLTRIGLVLTLTERNAILIVSCFVSLLINPTVYCIRTKGIRKRITDIFLHTQSTK; this is encoded by the coding sequence ATGGCAAATGAAACTTTTGTGAAAAATGTTGACAGCTTTATAATCACTGGATTTGATCACCTGCAGAATCAAAAGCTCCTTGGATCTCTCATCTTGATATCTTACATGTTCATATTGTTTGGGAATGGCATGAATCTGTGTGTCATTTCGACTGACAGACATTTACACAAACCAATGTACATATTAATCTGTAATCTAGCTGTTGTTGATGTAATGTACTCCTCGACCTGCAGCACAACCatgatctcagtgctgctggcTGAGATTAAAACGGTTTCATACTACTCTTGTATCTCCAGGACATACTTCTTTAATCTTGGAGATTTAACAGAATGCATGGCTCTGACATTAATGGCATTAGACAGACTTATCGCCATTATTCTTCCTTTAAGGTATAACAGCATTGTAACAAACTCACGAATATTGTGGCTTATTTTTCTCACCTGGCTCATTTGTTTTGTTGCAGTAGGTTTTTTGGCATATGTGGCAGACAGTCTCACATACTGTCAGCCTGTCATTAAATATGTATTCTGTAGTTATTCTTCTTTGGTCAGAGCTGCCTGTGTTGATCCTGAACCTTATTTTGCCATTTCTACAATATATAGTATGGTGACATTATGTGGTCTTTTACCCTTTATTCTGTGCACGTATGCCGTTCTGGCATATAGTGTGACTAAACTGTCCAACTCGAGCAGTAAGCAAATGATCAACACTTGCTTGAGTCATATAATTGTCCTGTTCAGTTATTATTTACCAAAGATGGTCTATATTGTACTAACTAGAATAGGACTTGTGTTGACTTTAACAGAGCGAAATGCCATTTTGATTGTATCCTGCTTTGTTTCTCTTTTAATAAACCCCACTGTTTATTGCATCAGGACTAAAGGAATCAGAAAAAGAATAACAGATATATTCTTGCACACACAAAGTACCaaataa